A segment of the Scophthalmus maximus strain ysfricsl-2021 chromosome 11, ASM2237912v1, whole genome shotgun sequence genome:
ggataaatagACTGTATGAAGAAAAACTTAACGACAAACACATGCcgccgggaaaaaaaatattattttgcgCTCAGCCCCGGATCTGTAAATcggaaacacaacaacaaatggtGACTcccacggaggtcgggtccatctcatggaactatatttaaatcattcaaagttgacgaaaaacattgtgataataaatatatgaacacatagttatggacactatgttcaatttctgtgaataagttcttctaaatattacacattgtagctttaattattttccttttcggTGTTGCCGGATtaaatttctatatttattatttgagtTTCTTTCgtccccttctcttcttcctcttctctatTTTCGAATTATCGgtacaaataaaaacttttaaaagctTAAAGTCTCGTGAAAACATCCCACGGTGTTTCCAGAGCTCAGTAAACGAGGGTGTGGTCGTAGTAGATAAGAAGTGTTATgactctttcctttcttttccagcTCAACATCCTGGTGGACACGGGCAGCAGTAACTTCGCCGTGGCCGCCGCTCCACACCCGTTCATTACTCACTACTTCAACACTGCACTGTGAGTGACGGAACCCTTCTCTCTGATCCCAAACACAAACTCCTGTTGTAACGTGACACCGATGATGGCGACTGACGAGTTTTCGTTTACAGAGGTTATTGGTGAAATTACATTAGATCTTTCATAAAGTGGTGAATCTGTCCCATCACAAGTTTCCCCCGCCGGacttttaatatttattcaagGTAGCTCTGTTGTATTAGGATAGTAAATCATCTTCGTACCTCTcggctcctccctccctcagctccagctcctaCCAGCTCACCGGCCGGACCGTGGCGGTCAGGTACACTCAGGGCAACTGGGAGGGCGAGCTGGGCATCGACCGTGTCTCCATCCCCAAGGGCCCGAACGGGACGGCCGTCATCAACATCGCCGCCATCCTGTCGTCGGAGGGCTTCTTCCTCCCCAAGGTCAACTGGCAGGGCATCCTGGGCCTGGCCTATCCCATGCTGGCACGGGTGAGAGAGATGACGTTAATGTCCAACtacccctttaaaaaaaaagctacagtgtgtcatgttTGGCCGCATCTGGTGGTGGAGTTGCAAAAACTCCAACCCTTCCTGAGCGCTCAGAAACCAGCGCCGGTGGCTGAAAGAGACCAAACTACCTGCTTCTATTTGGTTTTCTACGACGACGTTGAGTGTCGCGTCGTTTTCGGTCGTGAATTcgttcagtttctgtgaataagtgcttctaaatattacacactgtagctttaaatctTCTATCAAGATGAAGCTTCATTgatgctcacacaaacacatgaaaatgtatttgaaattaATAAGAACAACATGATTCATTTCTGAATCATTAAGGAATaggtaaaaacaacacaattattttttaagtggGGTTTgctattttattaataattcattaattcgtttatttttatatgtttgtttatttgctttttcatttatttgtttgattattttgtatttaaaaatccGTTTGAATCAGTGTCTTGTGGgacctgtctttgttttatgattACATGTTGAAtctttgattgatttttcaTGTACAAATAAGgatttgaatatgtaaaaaattatGAGTCTAAAACTCAAAAAAGggttatataataaaaaaagaacaacatgatGGATTGCGAAAGCTAACGGACAACAATTCTTTGGCCCAGAACTATTCATGTAGGACAAAAGCCAGAGAAGAATAGAAACAAGAGAACaagaaaaattattaatttatcgTTTCCTCCCCTCATTGTTATCTGTAAATGAAATTGCAGTTAACAATGTGTTTACAGtgagaaaatgtaattccaTAGCTACTGTCCTTGTTTATTAAGCGCGAAGAATTCATACTTAACATTTAACAGTAAATGCACATAAATGATATTACACTTCCCATAAATTAATCAAATACAGTTTGTAGCAAAATATTgtattgttaaataaaaaaaattaaaaaatacagtttagtAGCAGAAGACttgtattttgaatttattgtgGCAGTCAAATGTTACCACTTGGTCCTGTCATCACCCTTCTTTCCCCTAAGAAGctgtatatttatatcaaaGTTATTTGAATATCGTTTACATAAAGCTCAATGTAGAAGGGACAAATTATTTACTTGATAATATCAAGTAAACTCATCAGCACTGCATAACTTCCTACAGCTCCACAGAATAACCGTTCCACCGCAGATCGTATCCGAGCGTCGTTTCACGTGACGACAGAAAATCTGCGATTTATCTACATATCCCCTCTCGGTCGGCGGCTTTTTCCCTTTGACGCGATCATTGAGTGCTTTAATGGGACGAGAGGGATGACGTCAGCGTGAAACCCGGTAACAGAACGCTCTTTGATTCCGTGCGGACAACGGCAACCTTTAGGGATCAAATGGCGGCGATGGAGGGGGAAGATACGCTTCACACAGACCGGTTGTCTGTGCTGCCGGTTTCTCAGGTTCAACTGGTCTGAGAGCCGCTTGTCAGTCGGGACGCGAGGACACAACACAGACGTGAGGACGTGAGCATCCTTCAGTCTAGAGGTCACGGTCTCAGTCCAACACGTTATTAAAAACgtgtattattaaaatatgGGGTTTCCTAAGCAGTAAGGAAAGGTATGGAATAATCGGCAGATGagtcgataatgaaaataattgttagatGCAGCCCTAGAAGAGagaatggaaaaatatttgcttagtttccaggaaaaaaacaaacatgaatccaaagattttataATATCTAACGCTCCGTCTCAATCTCACTCTCGGGTCTCGTGAATCATCAATTTCCCCAcggtcagtgataaacgtcgTCAAAGCTAGAAATTACtcatttttacataataatatttacttaatatAAACATATGGCTATTTCTACTCTGATGTCAAATACAGAgaagtctggaaaaagtctggaatttttaaatggaaatgtgttggAACCTTGTTTAAAGAAATATTCATTCAAAAagataaatgcataaaaaaaacacagctgcccGCAGCGAACTTTGTCCCATGTATGTTATGAGTGTAACTGTAATCCAGACAGAGGGttgattcaatttttatttttttaaatatgtatggATACGTCAGCAGAAGTCTGCGATCTCACTTTagcaataaaaactaaaatgaaaggggggaaaaatttaactgaaaaaaaataataataataataactgctTCACTTTTCCGAAAAAAATTCACATCCATCCTTCATTTCCAAGATGTTCTTTCCTCCCAAACTGGTTTGTGTTGTCGATGTGAACAAAGTGAGGTGAACAATCCCACAAACTAAAACGCTCAGAGCTCAAAAAAGCCGTTCAAAACACGAGTTAACGGTCAcgcaccccctccccctccctccatcagccAGACGCGTCTGTGGAGCCCTTCTTCGACTCTGTGGTGCAGCAGCTGGGGATTCCTGACGTCTTCTCCCTCCAGATGTGCGGCGCTGGGCTGTCGGCGAGCAGCACGGACGACCCCGCAGGCGGCAGCCTTGTGAGTAGTCAGGAGGGGTCGGCCCGGGGACGCTGAGGGGTCTGAgcgaaaatatgaatatatcaaATAAGCTTCGGTTGTTCAGTTTGCTCGGAGGCAAAGAAGTGGATGTTTTGAGACGAACAGAATCGCTGTTCTTGTTGCATGCGACGCGTCTGGAAGTCGTCCAGCAGCTGGTGTCTTCCTCGTCAGTCACAGAGCAGCTGATTGAGAGAAGAGCGCCTTCACACTCGAACGTCCCAAAACCAAcgctcgtgtttttgttttgttgtttatacATTTGATCCGGTTACTTTTCTGGTTTACAGAGCTTTACATTACAAACTGGCCTGTCGTCATCACGTACGTGGCCTGCGTGACCCGCTGtacttgactctgattggttcgTAGACGCGGCGTGCATCTGACGTCTGTGTCTCCTCAGTTACGAATGGATGGAGAAGATGCAACAACTACGAGAGGAAGTACCGGAGATGAATTTGCCAAATGAACGTCCTCGTGGTGCAAAGAGTATATCGTCgttgatatattattattagggcccgagcgccaaCAGACGTGTTGTTCAAatttgcacacgcatcagaacTGGTGAAgaatttgatattttaggggtcttGGGCATTGGGTGTGACAAAATGACTCAATAGCACCCCCTACCACATTTCCACGTCAAGGCCCCCAGGCTTTAACtttgatgtagatgaacgaaatttgtTGGGCACGTGTATCATGTCGAGACCTACAAAAAAGTCTGCGGCCGCCATTACCTCCGACTAACGGGAAGTCAGCCATTGAGACTTTAGTGTGCAAAATTGTTTCGCACATCGTACTTTAAGGAACTCTCGAGACAGCTTTCATTATCAATTATCTACTTCCTGTCATTGGTCCGAAAGTAAAAACCATCcgaaaaaattgttttcacgCTGCTAACGAACCGAGccacggttcagtttgatccggacccaGACCGCCTCTTTGGGTCGGACCAGATTTTGGTGCCGTCCGAGGAACCGTTCACACCTGCAACTTTGGTTGGGACCAAACTGTAAAGTCCAAAGATCATTTTCCGAAGggcttttgttttcatattataaatgtctgtttttgttcctgGTCAGATCTTGGGCGGGGCAGAACCAACCCTGTACCGAGGCCCGGTGTGGTACACGCCCATAGTGGAGGAGTGGTACTACCAAGTGGAGGTTCTGAAGCTGGAGGTTGGCGACCAGAATCTGGACCTGGACTGCAGAGAGGTAAACCTCCAGAACCTCCTCCCTCGAATCCTTTTGTTTGTTCCAAGGTCTTTCACAGAGAAAACCTGCCGACCGCTCTTCActccttctcccttttctcttccagTACAACATGGATAAAGCGATCGTCGACAGTGGGACGACGCTGCTGCGACTGCCCATCAACGTCTTCAGCGCCGTGGTGGGCGCCATCACACGCAGCTCTCTGGTACGTTTTTACAGCGTCTCTCTGCAGTAACAACAACCTCAAACTTAAAAGCAGAACCTGTTTCCATTgctgcactgaccacctgtttAACCTCAGATCCAGGAGTTTTCCTCGGGGTTCTGGGACGGCTCCAAGCTGGCGTGCTGGATGAAGGGCGAGACGCCCTGGAGGTTCTTCCCCAAACTCTCCATCTACCTGCGGGCCACGAACACCAGCCAGTCCTTCCGTATCACCATCCTGCCCCAGGTAACAACTCATCCCGTCTTCAGACACAAACTCGTTCAGGTCGTCGCTCCTTTAATATGTcttatcttgtttgtttttttacagctgtaCATCCAGGCGGTCACCGACGTCGACAGCCCACTCGACTGCTTCCGCTTCGGCTTGTCGTCGTCCACCAACGGCCTGGTGATCGGCGCCACCGTCATGGAAGGTTTCTACGTGGTGTTTGACCGCGTCCAGCGCCGACTCGGCTTCGCTCTGAGCAACTGTGCAGGTAACGGTTCAGAGACAAACATTAACTTATCATATCAAGACTGATTCTCTGTCCTAAACACACTGGTGTGGATGCTCATCTACAATctgtagatacatttttttctacatgatTTTAAATCCACATTGGTATTTTTTAACCGTTTGTGATCGCATTctgtttgtggttttaaaatatttgttctgtgtgtggtaAATTTGATTTCCAAAACCTTGGTATACTGTATTTACTCGGGATGCACCAAAATGAAAATCGTTGGCCGAAACcggaaaaaatgaaacactcGGCCGaaggtttttcatttattttgccttttttttctccaccatttCATACATGAAATAGccaaaatgtgctttttactttttttccttacTTTTCAAGGGaaaatttaaattacaaaactacaatttataaatatttatttcacactGAACTTTCtaccaacaaagcacaatataactgaaaataaataaatcagtaaaactaaataatttttatttgcaccctcaaaaatacaaaatatttttaaaataataatttaatgataaaaaatattaacTATTTGTATCTGTCATTCTCTGACACTTATTAAATGCGTCCACACTGCTGACATGTTCTCTCTGTGCACCATTTTGATGGCGTCGTCAAAAACATTGTTCAGTAAAAATGATTCGGACTTTTCACTTATTATACAATTTTCAAATTGTCAAACATTCGGTGCATCCCcagtatttactgtgtgtgATTGTATGAATCGCTGAACTACAAACACAAGTAAAAAGTTTACATAAGGACGCCTCTGTTCATACTTTATCATAACCTCCTAATAATCAAGTTGCAGGAAGTTCTCCACCACAACGGCTTAACATTCTTCTACCTTCTGTTGAGCcgttttaaaacacacacacacacacacacacacacacacacacacacacacacacacacacacacacacacacacacacacacacacacacacacacacacacacacacacacacacacacacacacacacacacacacacacacacacacacacacgtaagggCCACAGGTCGATCTGTTATAAGGTTTCATCTCCGTCCTTTGCTGATGAGACAGTGGGACTTTCCTGACGCCTTGtgagcgtctctctctcttctctcacgGACAAAGATCACTCTTGTTCCTCGCCGAGCGAAGCGACTCGGAGCAGATGTGGGCTGAAGGTCACGAACGCAGACttgtgacagcagctgttgtTCCTGCGGCTGAGGACGACCGGGAGAAACCTCTCGCCCGGTGAAACAAATAACGTCCATAGGCCGCTGGTCACTATGGTTACTGTACCAGTTttaagaagctgctgctgctgttttattacTTTTGTAATAAAAATTATACATTAGAGCCCGACAAGATGTTATTGTCCAACTGAtgtgagcctttaaatgtgtgttcctttacattttacgtaaaatacAGCTATagctctatatatttggttgtatttatattttcaatttagttatttatgataaagtttatggttaaactaaaatatcacgcctctcaattacatttctttgtcattaatgTTTGATAACGATATCTTAGGAATCAATGACAGatttcttttataaaatatatatatgaaaaaaaatgttttttcatgtatCGGTATCAGGAA
Coding sequences within it:
- the bace2 gene encoding beta-secretase 2 — translated: MTSMTSSTSCASLPCRALLLLLWLGASRGLVSIPLRLHAGRRVDVSGAAPLRRVALLSEPGGLALASDPTGAVDFLDMTDNLQGDSGRGYYLEMSIGTPGQTLNILVDTGSSNFAVAAAPHPFITHYFNTALSSSYQLTGRTVAVRYTQGNWEGELGIDRVSIPKGPNGTAVINIAAILSSEGFFLPKVNWQGILGLAYPMLARPDASVEPFFDSVVQQLGIPDVFSLQMCGAGLSASSTDDPAGGSLILGGAEPTLYRGPVWYTPIVEEWYYQVEVLKLEVGDQNLDLDCREYNMDKAIVDSGTTLLRLPINVFSAVVGAITRSSLIQEFSSGFWDGSKLACWMKGETPWRFFPKLSIYLRATNTSQSFRITILPQLYIQAVTDVDSPLDCFRFGLSSSTNGLVIGATVMEGFYVVFDRVQRRLGFALSNCAVNGGVALSEIAGPFSAADVASDCSSGAPKEPLLWVISYALMAVCGAVLVVLLLLLVLPCRRRDRFGEITDESSLVRHRIK